The Fragaria vesca subsp. vesca linkage group LG2, FraVesHawaii_1.0, whole genome shotgun sequence genome includes a window with the following:
- the LOC101293247 gene encoding protein FAR1-RELATED SEQUENCE 7-like, whose product MDEQPSSSKDEDMIESSNGQEAAAFEGSSDMEPYVGMEFETEEAAKVFYDAYATHMGFIMRVDAFRRSLRDGKVVWRRLVCNKEGFRKTRPKRSESRKPRAITREGCKAMIVVKREKSGKWIVTRFIKEHNHSLVVTPANGRRTVLLSQTPDEKDMKIRELTAELQRERKRSAAYQEQLDMVLREMEEHSNHLSRNIDDIVQSVKEIESKRVA is encoded by the exons TGGATGAACAACCATCTTCGAGTAAGGACGAGGATATGATAGAGAGTTCGAATGGGCAAGAGGCAGCTGCATTTGAGGGGAGTTCAGATATGGAACCGTATGTGGGTATGGAGTTTGAAACAGAAGAGGCTGCCAAGGTGTTCTATGATGCATATGCAACACATATGGGATTTATTATGCGGGTTGATGCCTTCCGGAGATCATTGCGTGATGGTAAGGTAGTTTGGCGTAGACTTGTGTGCAATAAAGAGGGATTTCGAAAGACGAGGCCCAAAAGAAGTGAGTCCAGGAAGCCTCGGGCAATCACAAGAGAAGGGTGTAAAGCAATGATAGTGGTAAAAAGAGAAAAATCTGGAAAATGGATTGTCACGAGATTTATAAAGGAGCATAACCATTCACTGGTAGTTACACCTGCAAATGGTCGCCGGACTGTGCTTCTTTCTCAAACACCT GATGAAAAAGATATGAAAATTCGGGAATTGACTGCTGAGCTACAGCGTGAGCGAAAGAGGTCTGCAGCCTATCAAGAACAGCTTGACATGGTTTTGCGAGAGATGGAAGAGCATTCCAATCACCTCTCGAGAAACATTGACGATATAGTTCAAAGTGTGAAAGAGATTGAATCAAAAAGGGTAGCTTAA
- the LOC101292651 gene encoding uncharacterized protein LOC101292651 → MEGLRVSDTNLKVFLHPSKSGDVDGAIHQVLSSMIFKFDDTLDGALVAYRFDISSKDAKILNGIHPYFAVSLRAKLLLFSPKPNMLVEGKVVKLTRGSISVIVLGFSCAFIKDEDIREEFKYKNKRGKQVYISRYQKRHVIKVGTMIRLSVNSMDVDTLHIYGSLRPADTGSIRFLDKDMEDDALTDRSKRRRENEGESVMQEPSTTVIQGLNTKVKEGPSSTGTEALSYDNDQYIKKSKKHKTR, encoded by the exons ATGGAGGGGTTGAGGGTTTCCGATACAAATCTCAAAGTGTTCTTACACCCATCGAAGAGCGGCGACGTCGACGGCGCAATTCATCAAGTGCTGAGCTCCATGATTTTCAA GTTTGATGATACTTTGGATGGTGCGTTAGTTGCTTATAGGTTTGACATTTCATCTAAGGATGCAAAGATTCTGAATGGGATTCATCCTTATTTTGCTGTGAGCCTAAGAGCAAAGCTGTTACTTTTCTCTCCAAAGCCAAATATGCTTGTAG AAGGGAAGGTGGTGAAACTCACACGAGGATCCATTTCTGTCATTGTGCTTGGCTTTTCGTGTGCTTTCATAAAAGACGAAGATATTCGCGAAGAGTTTAAATATAAAAAT AAACGTGGCAAGCAAGTATATATTAGCAGATATCAGAAGCGACATGTGATAAAAGTTGGAACCATGATACGACTCTCAGTCAACAG TATGGATGTGGATACGCTGCACATATATGGCTCTTTGCGTCCGGCTGACACAGGGAGCATTCGGTTTTTAGATAAAGACATGGAAGATGATGCGCTTACAGACAG GAGTAAGAGGAGAAGAGAAAATGAGGGGGAGTCAGTTATGCAAGAGCCCAGTACAACAGTTATTCAAGGGCTTAATACAAAAGTTAAGGAAGGGCCTAGTTCAACTGGTACCGAAGCATTGTCTTACGATAATGACCAGTATATCAAGAAGTCAAAGAAGCACAAGACAAGATGA
- the LOC101293832 gene encoding protein FAR1-RELATED SEQUENCE 5-like — METESYNNINNNPFDSDESQSCELPNDIDLCSGEVDKIIQQSNGSSHLMGNPIEPYIGMEFKSRDGAREFYIAYGRHTGFTVRIHHNRRSRMNNMVIGQDFVCSKEGFRDKKYVYRDNRVLPPPPVTREGCAAMLRVALRDGDKWVVTKFVKEHNHTLMSPSKVPWRGSGKTLINEDEKDRKIRELTIELSNERQRCKRRCAAYQDQLNRLLKDIQEHSDHLSERVQDIVKNIRELESEQYEDSE, encoded by the exons ATGGAAACCGAGAGTTACAACAATATAAACAACAACCCATTTGATTCAGATGAGAGCCAAAGTTGTGAGCTTCCAAATGACATTGATTTATGCTCAGGTGAAGTAGATAAGATTATACAACAGTCTAATGGAAGCTCACATTTGATGGGTAATCCGATAGAGCCTTACATAGGAATGGAGTTCAAGTCTAGAGACGGTGCTCGAGAGTTTTACATTGCTTATGGCAGGCACACTGGGTTTACAGTTAGGATTCATCACAACCGTCGTTCGAGGATGAATAACATGGTGATTGGCCAGGATTTTGTTTGCTCGAAAGAGGGTTTTCGTGACAAGAAGTATGTGTATAGGGACAATAGGGTTCTCCCTCCACCACCTGTTACAAGAGAAGGTTGTGCTGCAATGCTGAGGGTAGCTTTGAGAGATGGGGACAAGTGGGTTGTTACCAAGTTTGTGAAGGAGCACAATCACACATTAATGTCTCCGAGTAAAGTTCCATGGCGAGGATCTGGGAAAACCTTGATCAATGAG GATGAGAAGGATCGGAAAATTAGGGAGCTGACCATTGAACTGAGCAATGAGAGACAGCGATGTAAGCGAAGATGTGCTGCTTATCAAGACCAACTGAATAGGCTTTTGAAAGATATCCAAGAGCACAGTGATCACTTGTCAGAAAGAGTTCAAGATATAGTGAAGAACATAAGAGAACTAGAGAGTGAGCAGTATGAAGACTCAGAATAG
- the LOC101293166 gene encoding putative pentatricopeptide repeat-containing protein At5g59200, chloroplastic-like, with the protein MSYSTTVALANPAFPPNSNSKLRNPQNRKELISLLQKCKHYQIPQIHAKIIRNGQDQDPFIVFDLLRLCPIDYASKVFRRTQSPNVYLYTALIDGFVSSGHYMDAIRLYFEMVNEYIFPDKYVITSVLKACGFGLAVEESRQVHAQALKLELSSNRSIRLKLMGVYGKCGEFESARQVFDEMSENDAVAATVMITSYADHGLVEEASGVFDRLRKKDTVCWTAMIDGLVKNGEMNRALEVFREMQRENVRPNEVTLVCVLSACSQLGALELRRWVRLYMEKNKIECNYIVGGALINMYSRCGDIDGAVEVFSWMKERDVSTYNSMIEGLGMHGKSTMAIEMFREMRERGLRPNSITFVKVLNACSHGGLVELGFEIFHSMTSSHRIEPQIEYYGCMVDLLARSGQIEEAYSFIERMKIKPDHIMLGTLLSACKIHGNLELGERVAEMLVNCNDADSGTYVLLSNVYAASGKWKEAAEVRALIKEAGTPKEPGCSLIEVNNEIHEFLLGDIRHPKKENIYRKLEELNPVLKREGYSPATQVVLHDTDERQKEWALAIHSERLAICYGLISTKPCTTLRIVKNLRVCNDCHSMIKLIAKTTKRKIIMRDRHRFHHFENGACSCGDYW; encoded by the coding sequence ATGAGCTACTCAACCACAGTGGCTCTAGCGAACCCAGCATTCCCGCCAAATTCAAACTCAAAACTCAGAAATCCCCAAAACCGGAAAGAACTCATCTCCCTGTTACAGAAATGCAAACACTATCAGATTCCACAAATACACGCTAAAATAATCAGAAACGGCCAAGACCAAGACCCATTCATCGTCTTCGATCTTCTTCGTCTCTGCCCCATCGACTACGCCTCCAAGGTTTTCCGACGAACCCAATCCCCAAATGTGTATCTCTACACTGCTCTCATTGATGGGTTCGTGTCGTCTGGTCATTACATGGATGCAATTCGTCTTTACTTTGAAATGGTGAATGAGTATATATTTCCGGACAAATATGTCATCACTTCTGTGTTGAAAGCTTGCGGGTTTGGGTTGGCTGTGGAGGAGAGCAGACAAGTACATGCGCAGGCTTTGAAGCTTGAGCTGTCATCGAATCGGTCAATAAGATTGAAGCTGATGGGTGTTTATGGGAAGTGCGGTGAGTTTGAAAGTGCGCGTCAGGTGTTTGATGAAATGTCTGAGAATGATGCAGTTGCTGCGACGGTGATGATAACTTCTTATGCTGATCATGGACTAGTTGAGGAGGCGAGTGGTGTTTTTGACCGGCTCAGGAAGAAGGATACGGTTTGCTGGACTGCGATGATTGACGGGTTGGTTAAGAATGGGGAGATGAATAGGGCTTTGGAGGTGTTTAGGGAGATGCAGAGGGAGAATGTGAGGCCTAATGAAGTTACATTGGTTTGTGTTCTATCTGCTTGTTCGCAGTTGGGAGCTTTGGAGCTCAGAAGATGGGTTCGGTTGTATATGGAGAAGAATAAAATTGAATGCAATTACATTGTGGGTGGTGCTCTGATTAATATGTATTCGAGGTGTGGTGATATTGATGGGGCGGTAGAAGTGTTCAGTTGGATGAAAGAGAGAGATGTCAGTACCTATAATTCCATGATTGAGGGGCTTGGAATGCACGGGAAGAGCACCATGGCTATTGAAATGTTCCGGGAAATGAGGGAACGAGGCCTTAGGCCAAATAGCATTACATTTGTTAAAGTGTTGAATGCATGTAGCCATGGCGGTTTGGTGGAGTTGGGGTTTGAGATATTCCATTCCATGACTAGTAGTCACAGAATTGAACCACAAATAGAATACTATGGATGCATGGTTGATCTTCTAGCTCGTTCAGGACAGATTGAAGAGGCGTATAGTTTCATTGAAAGAATGAAAATAAAACCAGATCACATCATGTTGGGGACTTTGCTAAGTGCTTGTAAAATCCATGGAAACCTCGAATTAGGAGAAAGGGTAGCCGAAATGTTGGTAAATTGTAACGATGCAGATTCAGGAACGTATGTTTTGCTGTCAAATGTGTATGCTGCCTCAGGGAAGTGGAAAGAGGCTGCAGAAGTGAGAGCCTTGATCAAGGAAGCTGGAACTCCAAAGGAGCCTGGTTGTAGTTTGATTGAAGTGAACAATGAGATCCATGAGTTCCTTTTGGGAGACATTAGACACCCAAAGAAAGAAAATATCTATAGAAAGTTGGAGGAGCTAAACCCTGTGTTGAAAAGGGAAGGATATTCGCCTGCGACACAGGTGGTTTTGCATGATACTGATGAAAGGCAAAAGGAATGGGCTCTGGCAATACATAGTGAGAGGCTTGCCATATGCTACGGACTAATCTCTACTAAACCGTGTACCACTTTAAGGATTGTAAAAAATTTGAGGGTCTGCAATGACTGTCACTCGATGATCAAGTTGATAGCTAAGACTACTAAGAGAAAGATAATAATGAGGGATCGCCATAGGTTCCATCATTTCGAAAATGGGGCTTGTTCTTGTGGTGATTACTGGTGA
- the LOC101293537 gene encoding uncharacterized protein LOC101293537 — protein sequence MDLEDEEDEEEEVGAVGGSAEVNMGGSEGGPVGEPYVGMEFDSEEDAKKFYIEYARRVGFSVRVMQRRRGIDGTTLARRLGCNKQGFSPNHKGKLGHEKRPRLSAREGCNATILVKMDKSGKWVVTRFVKDHNHPLIVTANEFSTAGDKDKKIEELMMELDHQDQLCAAYREKLLSFINNVEAETEELSAKIQAIVDNVRKVESETQKKSRCR from the exons TGGATTTGGAGGATGAGGAGGATGAGGAGGAGGAAGTTGGGGCAGTTGGTGGGTCTGCTGAAGTAAACATGGGCGGTTCAGAAGGAGGTCCTGTTGGAGAACCTTATGTTGGTATGGAATTTGATAGTGAAGAAGATGCCAAGAAATTTTACATTGAGTATGCCAGGCGAGTTGGGTTTTCTGTCCGTGTTATGCAGCGTCGACGAGGTATTGATGGGACGACTCTTGCCCGTCGCCTTGGATGTAACAAACAAGGTTTCTCTCCCAACCATAAGGGGAAACTTGGGCATGAGAAAAGGCCCAGACTAAGTGCACGAGAAGGTTGCAACGCGACAATCTTGGTGAAGATGGATAAATCTGGTAAATGGGTGGTTACAAGATTTGTAAAGGATCATAATCATCCTCTCATTGTTACTGCCAATGAGTTCAGCACAGCG GGTGACAAGGATAAGAAAATAGAGGAACTTATGATGGAATTGGATCATCAGGATCAACTATGTGCAGCTTATCGAGAAAAACTACTCAGTTTCATAAATAATGTTGAGGCAGAAACAGAAGAACTTTCTGCAAAGATACAAGCGATTGTTGACAATGTGAGAAAAGTTGAATCTGAAACGCAGAAAAAATCTCGCTGTAGATAG
- the LOC101292949 gene encoding uncharacterized protein LOC101292949 encodes MDESDEYPKEYYPGQQRVTSMSSSSSTTSVHVTALDGLVNVNSLFTIAVFVGLSLTVPGQKSLENRTACDAGNDVAKKLLVFEVVSFSFFLFSSLIAQGLKLAINLLNSKDVDEAFRAHINLKVLRFGMLGSAFGSVMGCLFLMLSMVNVIQIRLGMLSCGSKSAVHSVAALVVLVSSALLVYLTTAIYAFLH; translated from the exons ATGGATGA ATCTGACGAGTACCCAAAAGAGTATTACCCCGGCCAGCAAAGAGTGACCTCCATGTCGTCGTCCTCATCCACCACAAGCGTCCACGTCACCGCCCTGGACGGCCTGGTCAACGTCAACTCCCTCTTCACCATCGCAGTCTTCGTGGGCCTGTCCCTGACCGTTCCGGGACAAAAGAGCCTCGAGAACAGGACAGCCTGCGACGCCGGCAATGACGTGGCCAAGAAGCTTCTTGTCTTCGAGGTTGTCTCCTTCAGCTTCTTTCTTTTCTCGTCCCTGATCGCCCAGGGCCTCAAGCTCGCCATCAACTTGCTCAACAGCAAAGACGTCGACGAGGCCTTCCGGGCCCACATCAACCTCAAGGTCCTCAGGTTCGGGATGTTAGGGTCGGCGTTCGGATCCGTCATGGGTTGTCTGTTTCTAATGTTGTCGATGGTGAATGTGATTCAGATCCGGTTGGGGATGTTGTCTTGTGGGAGCAAATCTGCGGTTCATTCTGTTGCGGCTCTTGTCGTTTTGGTCAGCTCGGCGCTCTTGGTCTATCTCACTACTGCTATCTATGCTTTTCTTCACTAG
- the LOC101292358 gene encoding protein YIF1B-A-like, whose translation MGHFSEENLGFQSGAPIPGLNPTSNQFGNAFCGAGSGLIREGLGAYGKRICGSSSQYVQSNIIKCFSDPQYYFQVNAHYVRNKLKIILFPFLHRGHWTRITEPIGGRLSYNPPINDINAPDLYIPFMTFATYLVLAGISLGLSGKFSPEALNWQFVKGMGSWLFQAMLLKASLTSLGGGEAPLLDMIAYAGYTFTGLCVAVVGRITLSYAYYLIVIWTSMCSGIFLAKTIKLTLYAEARSYDVTIHNYLLLGIAFSPFPFIFCLSNPTGNWIS comes from the exons ATGGGACACTTTTCAG AGGAGAATCTAGGATTCCAGTCTGGAGCTCCTATACCAGGGCTGAATCCTACATCAAATCAGTTTGGAAATGCATTTTGTGGAGCTGGGTCGGGACTCATTCGAGAGGGATTGGGTGCTTATGGGAAGAGAATTTGTGGATCCAGTTCACAGTATGTGCAAAGCAAT ATAATAAAGTGCTTCTCGGATCCTCAATACTACTTTCAAGTGAATGCGCACTATGTCAGGAACAAGCTGAAGATAATTCTATTTCCATTTCTTCACAGG GGACACTGGACCAGGATAACAGAGCCAATTGGAGGCAGGCTTTCCTATAATCCTCCAATTAATGACATAAATGCTCCAGATCTATACATTCCATTCATGACATTTGCGACATACTTGGTTCTTGCTGGCATCTCACTCGGCCTTTCTGGGAA ATTTAGTCCAGAAGCCTTAAATTGGCAGTTCGTGAAAGGAATGGGAAGCTGGTTGTTCCAAGCAATGTTGTTGAAGGCATCATTGACTTCGCTAGGCGGAGGAGAGGCGCCATTGTTGGACATGATAGCATATGCTGGGTACACATTCACAGGGTTGTGTGTGGCTGTTGTAGGGAGAATCACATTGAGCTATGCGTACTACTTGATAGTCATATGGACATCCATGTGCTCAGGCATCTTCTTGGCTAAGACGATTAAGCTAACTTTGTATGCCGAGGCTAGGAGTTACGATGTCACCATTCATAACTATCTCTTGCTAGGTATTGCATTTTCTCCTTTCCCATTCATCTTCTGCCTAAGCAACCCTACAGGGAATTGGATTTCCTGA
- the LOC101292072 gene encoding uncharacterized protein LOC101292072 translates to MLRLRAFRPTNEKIVKIQLHPTHPWLVTADASDHVSVWNWEHRQVIYELKAGGVDHRRLVGAKLEKLAEGETDSKGKPTEAMRGGSVKQVNFYDDDVRFWQLWRNRTAAAEAPSAINNVASPFSSPAPTTKGRHFLVICCENKAIFLDLVTMRGRDVPKQELDNKSLLCMEFLSRSAVGDVPLVAFGGSDGVIRVLSMMTWKLVRRYTGGHKGSIACLMTFVSTSGEALLVSGGNDGLLVVWSADHAQDSRELVPKLSIKAHDGGVVAVELSRVIGAAPQLISIGADKTLAIWDTISFKELRRIKPVSKLACHSVASWCHPRAPNLDILTCVKDSNIWAIEHPTYSALTRPLCELSSLIPPHAIAPNKKIRVYCMVAHPLQPHLVATGTNVGIIISEFDPKSLPAVAPLLTPSGSREHSAVYVIERELKLINFQLSQTANPTLGNNASLRGDSLETLHVKQIKKHISTPVPHDSYSVLSVSSSGKYLSIVWPDIPYFSIYKVSDWSIVDSGSARLLAWDTCRDRFAILESTLPPRIPVVQKGSSSRKAKEAAAAAAQAAAAAASAASAANVQVRILLDDGTSNILMRSIGGRSEPVIGLHGGALLGVAYRTSRRISPVAATAISTIQSMPLSGFGGAGVSSFSTFDDGFSSHKSPAEATALNFQLYSWETFQPVGGLLPHPEWTAWDQTVEYCAFAYQKYIVISSLRPQYRYLGDVAIPYATGAVWHRRQLFVVTPTTIECVFVDAGVAAIDIETKKRKEEMLLKEAQAKALAVHGDLALIAVDGPQSASQERIALRPPMLQVVRLASFQHAPSVPPFLTLSKQSRVDGDDSGMAEERKVNEVAVGGGGVSVAVTRFPVEQKRPVGPLVVVGVKDGVLWLIDRYMSAHALSLSHPGIRCRCLAAYGDAVSAVKWASRLGREHHDDLAQFLLGMGYATEALHLPGISKRLEFDLAMQSSDLKRALQCLLTMSNSRDLGQDNSGFDLKDILTITTKKENILEAVQGIVKFTKEFLDLIDAADATGQAEIAREALKRLAAAASVKGALQGHELRGQALRLANHGELTRLSNLVNNLISIGAGREAAFAAAVLGDNALMEKAWQDTGMLAEAVLHAHAHGRPTLKNLVQAWNKMLQKEVEHTPLEKTDAAAAFLASLEEPKLTSLADAAKKPPIEILPPGMPSLTVAMTVQKKPPPGAQNSQQQLGKPLLLEAAPATTPAPSSAPQQSESGEPTSDNKNPVLSADSNPTPAASGESVPENSKNDVAPSEAPPQAPQSDAASQVPQSDGASQEPQADTSSQAPQPDAASQAPQPDAASQAPQPEAQSQGPQPEAPSQGPQPEAPSQAPQPEAPSPAVQHEAPSQTPQTEAPSQAPQSEAPSQVPQPQVPIQTPPLQTRPQVPARLPISDDWLN, encoded by the exons ATGTTGCGGTTAAGAGCATTCCGGCCGACGAACGAGAAGATCGTCAAGATTCAATTGCATCCCACGCATCCATGGCTCGTCACCGCCGACGCCTCCGATCACGTCTCCGTTTGGAATTGGGAGCATCGTCAG GTGATTTACGAGCTCAAAGCCGGCGGCGTCGATCACCGGCGTTTGGTCGGAGCCAAGTTGGAGAAGCTCGCCGAGGGTGAAACAG ACTCCAAGGGTAAGCCCACTGAAGCCATGCGTGGAGGGAG TGTGAAGCAGGTAAATTTTTACGACGATGATGTGCGCTTTTGGCAACTTTGGCGTAACCGTACTGCAGCTGCTGAGGCTCCATCGGCTATAAATAATGTAGCATCACCTTTTAGTTCTCCTGCTCCAACAACTAAAGGAAGACACTTTCTTGTCATCTGTTGTGAAAACAAAGCCATATTTTTGGACTTAGTGACAATGCGTGGCCGTGATGTGCCAAAGCAGGAACTTGACAACAAATCACTTCTCTG TATGGAATTTCTTTCTAGATCTGCTGTTGGTGATGTTCCCCTTGTTGCTTTTGGTGGATCTGATGGAGTTATAAGAGTACTTTCAATGATGACATGGAAG CTTGTAAGAAGATACACTGGAGGTCATAAAGGATCCATAGCTTGTTTGATGACATTTGTGTCTACTTCTGGTGAG GCTCTTCTGGTATCGGGGGGTAATGATGGTCTGCTCGTAGTTTGGAGTGCAGATCATGCTCAAGATTCAAGAGAACTCGTACCCAAGCTCAGTATAAAG GCACATGATGGTGGGGTTGTGGCTGTTGAACTTTCTAGAGTGATTGGAGCAGCTCCTCAGCTTATCTCAATTGGTGCAGATAAGACATTAGCTATATGGGACACAATTTCTTTTAAG GAGCTGCGGCGCATCAAACCTGTTTCAAAACTGGCTTGCCATAGTGTGGCATCCTGGTGCCACCCTCGTGCTCCAAACCTTGATATACTGACTTGCGTTAAAGATTCCAATATATG GGCCATTGAACACCCAACATACTCTGCTCTCACAAGGCCGTTGTGTGAACTTTCTTCTCTGATCCCTCCACATGCGATCGCTCCCAATAAGAAAATTAGG GTTTACTGTATGGTTGCACATCCTTTACAGCCCCATCTGGTTGCTACTGGAACCAATGTCGGTATTATTATCAGTGAATTTGACCCCAAATCTCTTCCAGCTGTAGCTCCCCTCCTAACACCATCAGGAAGTCGAGAGCATTCTGCTGTGTATGTTATTGAAAGGGAACTTAAGCTAATAAACTTTCAGTTATCCCAGACAGCAAATCCAACTCTGGGAAATAATGCTTCTTTGAGGGGAGATTCACTTGAAACGTTACATGTCAAACAGATTAAGAAGCACATTAGTACGCCAGTTCCGCATGACTCGTATTCAGTTCTTTCTGTAAGCAGTTCGGGAAA GTATCTTTCGATTGTGTGGCCAGATATCCCGTACTTCTCTATTTACAAAGTTAGTGACTGGTCCATCGTCGATTCAGGCAGTGCAAGGCTGTTGGCTTGGGATACATGCCGTGACAGATTTGCCATACTGGAATCGACATTGCCTCCTCGGATTCCTGTAGTTCAGAAGGGTAGTTCGTCAAGAAAAGCAAAAGAAGCAGCTGCAGCTGCAGCACAAGCTGCTGCGGCAGCTGCATCAGCTGCTTCTGCAGCCAATGTACAAGTTCGTATCTTGCTGGATGATGGCACCTCAAATATTTTAATGAGATCCATAGGTGGTCGCAGTGAGCCG GTCATTGGCTTGCACGGAGGGGCACTTCTTGGTGTTGCATATCGCACATCTCGGAGAATTAGCCCAGTTGCTGCAACAGCTATTTCAACAATTCAATCTATGCCCCTGTCTGGGTTTGGAGGTGCTGGTGTTTCTTCTTTTTCCACTTTTGATGATGGCTTTTCTTCTCATAAGTCTCCAGCTGAGGCTACAGCCCTGAACTTTCAGCTATATAG TTGGGAAACTTTTCAACCTGTTGGTGGTCTACTTCCTCATCCAGAATGGACAGCCTGGGATCAAACAGTTGAGTATTGCGCTTTTGCATATCAGAAATACATTGTCATATCTTCCTTGCGCCCACAATATAGATACCTGGGAGATGTTGCAATTCCTTATGCTACTGGTGCTGTTTGGCATCGGCGACAGCTGTTTGTTGTTACCCCTACCACCATCGA ATGTGTTTTTGTGGATGCTGGGGTTGCAGCGATTGATATCGAAACAAAAAAGAGGAAAGAGGAGATGCTGCTGAAGGAGGCACAAGCAAAAGCCCTTGCTGTGCATGGTGATTTAGCACTGATTGCGGTTGATGGTCCTCAATCTGCTAGCCAAGAAAGGATAGCATTGAGGCCCCCAATGCTACAG GTGGTGCGATTAGCCTCATTTCAGCATGCGCCATCTGTGCCCCCGTTCCTAACCTTGTCAAAGCAATCTAGAGTTGATGGGGATGATTCTGGGATGGCAGAAGAAAGAAAGGTTAATGAGGTGGCTGTTGGTGGTGGAGGGGTCTCAGTTGCAGTTACTCGTTTTCCAGTAGAGCAGAAACGACCTGTAGGACCTCTTGTTGTGGTGGGTGTCAAAGACGGGGTTCTTTGGCTAATTGATAG ATACATGAGTGCTCATGCCTTATCCCTCAGCCACCCCGGTATCCGCTGCCGTTGCCTTGCTGCTTATGGAGATGCCGTTAGTGCTGTGAAATG GGCAAGTAGGCTAGGCAGAGAACATCATGATGATTTAGCACAGTTTCTGCTAGGGATGGGTTATGCTACTGAGGCACTTCATTTACCTGGAATATCTAAGAG GTTGGAATTTGATTTGGCTATGCAGAGCAGTGATTTGAAAAGAGCGCTCCAGTGCCTTCTCACAATGAGCAACAGCAGGGACTTGGGGCAAGATAATTCAGGATTTGATTTGAAGGACATTCTAACTATAACAACTAAGAAAGAGAATATATTGGAAGCTGTCCAAGGAATAGTGAAATTTACCAAGGAGTTTTTGGATCTTATTGATGCCGCAGATGCTACTGGACAGGCTGAAATTGCTCGGGAGGCTCTGAAGAGGTTGGCTGCTGCGGCTTCTGTGAAAGGAGCTTTACAGGGTCATGAATTAAGAGGACAAGCTCTTCGGTTAGCCAATCATGGAGAGTTGACACGGCTTAGT AATTTGGTAAACAATTTAATTTCCATTGGCGCTGGACGAGAAGCAGCATTTGCAGCTGCAGTTTTAGGAGACAATGCCCTCATGGAGAAGGCTTGGCAGGATACGGGAATGCTTGCTGAGGCTGTGCTTCATGCCCAT GCTCATGGGAGACCAACATTGAAGAACTTGGTTCAGGCATGGAATAAAATGCTACAAAAGGAGGTTGAGCACACCCCATTAGAAAAGACGGATGCTGCCGCAGCATTTTTGGCTTCTCTGGAGGAACCCAAGCTTACTAGTCTAGCAGACGCCGCCAAGAAACCACCGATTGAAATCCTTCCACCTGGGATGCCATCTCTTACAGTTGCTATGACTGTTCAAAAGAAACCGCCTCCAGGGGCTCAGAATTCACAGCAGCAACTAGGCAAGCCGCTGCTGTTAGAAGCAGCCCCTGCTACTACACCAGCCCCTTCAAGTGCGCCACAACAATCTGAATCAGGTGAACCCACTTCAGACAATAAAAATCCTGTTTTGTCAGCAGACAGCAATCCGACTCCAGCTGCTTCTGGAGAAAGTGTCCCAGAAAATTCTAAGAATGATGTGGCACCATCAGAGGCGCCACCACAAGCCCCACAATCTGATGCAGCATCCCAAGTGCCACAATCTGATGGAGCATCCCAAGAGCCACAAGCTGATACCTCATCCCAAGCGCCACAACCTGATGCCGCA